The following coding sequences are from one Lysinibacillus sp. FSL W8-0992 window:
- a CDS encoding DUF1064 domain-containing protein, giving the protein MLLPKFEKNGKKYREIGYNADFTVHYADGHTEGVDIKGMVTKQFELRKKLLEYRYPHELKFLTYSKIDGGWITHDELKKARKARKEAKVG; this is encoded by the coding sequence GTGTTATTGCCAAAGTTCGAAAAGAACGGAAAGAAATATCGTGAAATTGGTTATAACGCTGATTTCACTGTTCATTATGCAGATGGTCATACAGAAGGAGTTGACATCAAAGGGATGGTTACAAAGCAATTTGAATTGAGGAAGAAGTTATTAGAATATCGTTATCCGCATGAATTAAAGTTTTTAACGTATTCAAAGATTGATGGTGGTTGGATAACTCATGATGAACTGAAAAAGGCTAGGAAAGCACGTAAAGAAGCTAAAGTCGGGTGA
- a CDS encoding DUF2268 domain-containing putative Zn-dependent protease (predicted Zn-dependent protease with a strongly conserved HExxH motif), whose protein sequence is MRKYRKTVVIFLLIITLLILTSCTQSEKSKTKQNIESIVTSFEHPQTGQKFKIVNAYKLYQNYADKVESNPKQSQWEIYNKEVIKPIHSACFENVEYPYMADSVLNVASDLLTENQILSEKIDRKKNENIIKEALLKSSELLPSENEITVCVFPATNTNKLMTTLGAGKIIVHYNKDYTEDDIRYSMPHEYHHSVWTEKYLRNAPSFTVLDNLIFEGKAVMFNKLVYPDIDSAPIHSTFNKYYWSKIVLDLERVDLNRSSEILAGGNGLPSLYGYGEGYRMVKSYLDLHPNVTPEEWTALSAKEILEEGNYLENYK, encoded by the coding sequence TTGAGAAAATATCGAAAAACAGTTGTCATATTTCTTCTAATAATTACGTTGCTAATACTTACATCCTGTACACAATCAGAAAAATCGAAGACAAAACAAAATATTGAAAGTATCGTTACATCATTCGAACACCCTCAAACAGGTCAAAAATTTAAAATAGTCAATGCCTATAAACTTTATCAAAACTATGCAGATAAAGTTGAAAGCAACCCAAAACAATCACAATGGGAAATCTATAATAAAGAGGTAATTAAACCAATACATAGTGCTTGCTTTGAGAATGTTGAATATCCTTATATGGCAGATTCAGTTCTAAATGTAGCTTCCGACCTTTTAACAGAAAATCAAATATTAAGCGAAAAAATTGATAGGAAAAAAAATGAAAATATTATTAAAGAAGCTCTTTTAAAATCTTCTGAACTCCTACCATCTGAAAATGAAATAACTGTATGTGTTTTTCCTGCTACAAATACAAATAAACTAATGACTACTTTGGGGGCAGGGAAAATAATAGTCCATTACAATAAAGATTATACCGAAGATGATATAAGGTATAGCATGCCTCACGAATATCATCATAGTGTTTGGACAGAGAAGTACTTACGTAATGCTCCATCTTTTACTGTTTTGGATAACCTAATATTTGAAGGAAAGGCGGTTATGTTTAATAAGTTAGTTTATCCTGATATTGATAGTGCTCCAATTCATTCAACATTCAACAAATATTATTGGTCAAAAATTGTATTAGATCTCGAAAGGGTTGACTTGAATCGGTCATCAGAAATTCTTGCGGGAGGTAATGGCCTTCCTAGTTTATATGGTTACGGTGAGGGCTATAGAATGGTTAAATCCTATCTTGATTTGCACCCTAATGTAACCCCTGAGGAATGGACTGCCCTAAGTGCAAAAGAAATTTTAGAAGAAGGAAATTATCTTGAAAACTATAAATAA
- a CDS encoding DNA adenine methylase codes for MYLEPFFGSGAVLFNKPPARIETINDLDGNIVNLFKVIRDQPEQLAQQIQLTPYSRQEYNESFTALKGELNSLERARVFLVRCWMSRGGKTSDRTGWRHNVDSTTFSALPDWRKLPAIVLEAMERLKHVQIENLDATTLIGRYNKENCLIYSDPPYLFSTRTKRHYAYEMTDEQHETLLRSLNKHRGFAMISGYNNDIYNDILRGWTRISKMATTEAAQEKCESLWLNPQIIERGYIQETLFGIV; via the coding sequence GTGTATCTTGAGCCATTCTTCGGTAGTGGTGCTGTCTTATTCAATAAGCCACCTGCACGTATCGAAACAATAAATGATTTAGATGGCAATATCGTCAATCTATTCAAAGTCATACGCGACCAGCCTGAACAACTGGCTCAACAAATTCAACTTACGCCCTATTCAAGACAAGAATACAATGAATCATTTACAGCATTGAAGGGTGAATTAAATTCGTTAGAAAGAGCTAGGGTATTCTTAGTTCGTTGTTGGATGTCTAGGGGAGGAAAAACAAGTGATAGAACAGGGTGGCGTCACAATGTAGATTCAACGACTTTCAGTGCCTTGCCTGATTGGCGTAAACTACCAGCTATCGTTTTAGAAGCAATGGAGCGATTAAAACATGTACAAATTGAAAACTTAGATGCTACTACATTGATAGGTCGTTATAACAAAGAGAATTGTTTGATTTACAGTGATCCACCGTATTTATTCAGTACACGTACAAAACGACACTATGCTTATGAAATGACGGATGAACAACATGAAACTTTATTGCGATCTTTAAATAAACATCGGGGTTTTGCCATGATTAGTGGCTACAACAACGATATATACAATGACATTTTACGAGGATGGACAAGGATTTCAAAGATGGCCACAACCGAAGCAGCACAAGAAAAGTGTGAAAGTCTGTGGCTTAATCCTCAAATAATTGAGCGTGGATATATACAAGAAACACTTTTTGGAATTGTGTAG
- a CDS encoding collagen-like protein, translating into MTGITPVTPPSPCSGLCEYGYIYNLSAEVVAIEADILFDSTGLVTPGITHVPGTSQIFVTTPGVYEVTFIVSGVEPNQFTLFLNGAPVTQAVYGSGAGTQQNTGQALVLISSGGILTLRNHSSAAAVTLQTLAGGTQINVNASIILKLLSPIV; encoded by the coding sequence ATGACTGGTATCACTCCGGTAACACCACCTTCACCCTGTAGCGGTTTATGTGAATATGGATATATTTACAATCTAAGTGCAGAAGTTGTAGCTATAGAGGCTGATATTCTTTTCGATTCAACAGGCTTAGTTACACCTGGAATTACGCATGTACCTGGAACCTCTCAAATTTTTGTTACCACACCAGGAGTCTACGAAGTTACTTTCATCGTATCAGGTGTGGAACCTAACCAATTCACACTGTTTTTAAATGGTGCACCTGTTACCCAAGCAGTCTATGGTTCAGGAGCAGGCACTCAACAAAACACTGGTCAGGCATTAGTTTTAATATCATCCGGAGGGATTCTTACACTTAGAAATCATTCGTCTGCCGCAGCAGTTACCCTACAAACTTTGGCTGGAGGCACACAAATAAACGTAAATGCTTCTATTATCCTTAAATTGTTAAGTCCAATTGTTTAA
- a CDS encoding DUF3231 family protein, with protein MGILSGNPKDEPLHYGEVFSVWTGLMTDYGMIAGYQTFYNHAGDEDLKKIIEDIIELCRDEVKQLEKILKTNGIGLPPAPPERPVARMEDIPPGAKFSDPEISAALSVDLAAGLVACSQAMGTSTREDIALMYGQFHAAKALIGAKLLRLNKTKGWLVPPPLHVDYPEK; from the coding sequence ATGGGAATACTTAGCGGAAATCCAAAAGATGAACCATTGCATTACGGTGAAGTATTTAGTGTTTGGACAGGTTTAATGACAGACTACGGAATGATTGCTGGCTATCAAACGTTCTATAATCATGCAGGTGACGAAGATCTAAAAAAAATTATTGAAGATATAATCGAACTTTGTAGGGACGAAGTAAAACAATTAGAAAAAATACTAAAAACTAATGGTATTGGTTTACCTCCTGCTCCACCTGAAAGACCTGTAGCAAGAATGGAGGATATCCCTCCAGGAGCAAAATTTAGTGATCCAGAAATTAGTGCTGCACTGTCAGTAGACCTAGCTGCTGGATTAGTTGCATGCAGTCAGGCAATGGGTACTTCCACTCGTGAAGATATCGCATTAATGTATGGTCAATTCCATGCAGCAAAAGCTCTAATCGGTGCCAAACTACTACGTCTTAATAAAACTAAAGGTTGGTTAGTTCCACCACCATTACATGTAGATTATCCAGAAAAATAA
- a CDS encoding LuxR C-terminal-related transcriptional regulator: MGKQGQMKVTKENLLQWIKNYRWMVETIEEARQPVAKMDNNSYIGAKTARYGIEATLPKASGGISDPVFTEVQRRVYALNYRIKEYEQKIAEVQKRIPFVDGDREVEVLHRLLDGDSMRAIGKHMKLSSTTIFRVRNNILSQMIK; this comes from the coding sequence ATGGGCAAACAAGGGCAAATGAAAGTAACGAAAGAGAATTTACTGCAGTGGATTAAGAATTATCGATGGATGGTTGAAACCATCGAGGAAGCAAGACAACCGGTTGCGAAAATGGATAATAACAGCTATATTGGAGCTAAAACAGCTAGGTATGGTATTGAGGCAACATTACCGAAGGCTAGTGGAGGTATAAGTGATCCGGTGTTTACAGAAGTACAACGCAGAGTTTATGCACTTAATTATCGCATTAAGGAATATGAGCAGAAGATTGCTGAAGTACAGAAACGCATTCCATTTGTAGATGGTGATAGAGAGGTTGAAGTCCTTCACAGATTGCTTGATGGTGATAGCATGCGAGCAATTGGCAAGCATATGAAACTTTCCAGTACAACGATATTTAGAGTAAGAAATAATATTTTGAGTCAAATGATTAAGTAG
- a CDS encoding DUF3885 domain-containing protein, with protein MQLKKFMEEHYNGLALSPDFYHNWDTGIHVELGNDNHQNYDKHNLPRFHIEYKQVSEIVGLLFKKTDDVIVVVNSYPDETKNTVNPNFFKRYVKNQKKKYSLLLQEYTWLFDEDKISVQQMELYCKVLDLKLELLLKTCIHEDFLSQNPRLKRKHSIYAPDVFLVNTNTKCIFHLYDDNGCEILNTDMEFHADLLDYFKEWNTQSKP; from the coding sequence ATGCAATTAAAAAAATTTATGGAAGAACATTATAATGGATTAGCATTATCGCCAGATTTTTATCATAATTGGGATACAGGTATTCATGTTGAGTTAGGTAATGATAATCATCAAAATTATGATAAACATAATTTACCTAGATTTCATATAGAGTATAAACAAGTATCTGAAATTGTGGGTTTGTTGTTTAAAAAAACTGATGATGTCATTGTTGTTGTAAATTCATACCCTGATGAAACAAAAAATACAGTAAATCCAAACTTTTTTAAAAGATATGTAAAGAATCAAAAGAAAAAGTATTCATTATTACTCCAAGAATATACTTGGCTATTCGATGAAGATAAGATTTCAGTTCAACAAATGGAATTATATTGTAAAGTCTTGGATTTAAAATTAGAATTACTGCTAAAAACATGTATTCATGAGGACTTTTTATCTCAAAATCCTCGACTAAAAAGAAAACATAGTATTTATGCTCCTGATGTTTTTTTAGTGAATACTAATACGAAATGTATTTTCCATCTTTATGATGATAATGGCTGTGAAATCTTAAATACAGATATGGAGTTTCATGCTGACCTTTTAGATTACTTTAAAGAGTGGAATACTCAATCCAAACCATAA